The proteins below come from a single Lactobacillus johnsonii genomic window:
- a CDS encoding sensor histidine kinase, with amino-acid sequence MIQKFRWKFIGMSITALFIVLVITLGALLGVSYTQSHNEVDRVLTALVNNQGQLTPRNAKPVFGNQKDPINKNFLAGEYNPEAVFQYRYFTVAETPQSNPRIVNDDNVYDVGRAEILSTSKRIFKDKTTDGVVTIGNNQYAYRVGKNQTGRKFIVYLNESLIYHRFSLLVRVSIVLGIGALIVFALVLILVSKKAIGPIITTYRKQREFITNAGHELKTPLAIIAANTEMEEMLGNNSEWNKSTKEQVDRLTRLINRLIALARTGETGEVVLNKVDFSEIVKKNVNSFKSVMQKNNLKYSGMIMPDLYVKAEKNVLSELINILLDNARKYCDKDGKVQVTLTKGRLGTNAILKVANTYKEGKGKDYSHFFERFYREDESHNSKQSGFGIGLAMAQEIVHTFHGKIHVSHKDDMIIFTVILKLAK; translated from the coding sequence ATGATCCAAAAGTTTCGTTGGAAATTTATTGGAATGTCGATTACAGCCTTGTTTATAGTACTAGTAATCACCTTAGGTGCTTTATTAGGAGTTAGCTATACTCAAAGTCATAATGAAGTGGATCGAGTTTTAACAGCCTTGGTGAACAATCAAGGACAATTAACCCCGCGGAATGCTAAGCCAGTCTTTGGTAATCAAAAAGATCCAATTAATAAAAATTTCTTAGCAGGGGAATATAATCCGGAGGCAGTTTTTCAATACCGTTACTTCACTGTTGCCGAAACTCCGCAGAGTAATCCGCGGATAGTAAATGATGACAATGTTTATGATGTTGGACGAGCTGAAATTCTTAGTACAAGTAAGAGAATTTTTAAGGATAAGACAACAGACGGCGTAGTGACAATTGGTAATAATCAGTATGCTTACCGTGTTGGGAAAAATCAGACTGGTCGTAAGTTTATTGTTTATTTAAATGAATCGCTGATTTATCATCGTTTTTCTCTCCTAGTTAGGGTATCGATTGTTTTAGGAATTGGTGCTTTGATTGTTTTTGCCTTGGTATTGATTTTGGTTTCTAAAAAGGCGATCGGTCCAATTATTACAACATATCGTAAACAGCGTGAGTTTATTACCAATGCTGGTCATGAATTAAAAACTCCTTTGGCCATTATTGCTGCTAATACCGAAATGGAAGAGATGTTAGGCAATAATTCTGAATGGAATAAAAGCACCAAGGAACAAGTTGATCGATTAACAAGGTTAATTAACCGATTAATTGCACTAGCTCGAACTGGTGAAACTGGTGAAGTGGTCCTAAATAAAGTGGATTTTTCTGAAATTGTTAAAAAGAATGTCAATAGCTTTAAGTCTGTAATGCAAAAAAATAATCTTAAATATAGTGGAATGATTATGCCAGATTTATATGTTAAGGCAGAGAAAAATGTTTTAAGTGAACTGATTAACATCTTACTAGACAATGCACGTAAATATTGCGATAAAGATGGGAAAGTGCAGGTAACCTTAACTAAAGGAAGGCTAGGAACAAATGCCATCTTAAAGGTTGCTAATACTTATAAAGAAGGAAAAGGAAAAGATTATTCGCATTTCTTTGAGCGCTTCTATCGAGAAGATGAATCACACAATTCGAAGCAATCAGGATTTGGAATTGGATTAGCAATGGCACAAGAGATTGTTCACACATTTCATGGGAAAATTCATGTTAGTCATAAAGATGATATGATTATCTTTACAGTAATTTTGAAATTAGCAAAATAA
- a CDS encoding Xaa-Pro dipeptidyl-peptidase, translating to MKYNQYGYLKTDFDQMVKELQSINFLPNDWKENSFSGLLATLVENSVAEAKTYGAKEAKLAEFAVSDHKNLKDFLAENPNSISRNQFYNIALQLLGYHVGYDYDLNDPLARMKANALPYTDQEEIDRNELVKVFYRLLNTRAKNGQTFIDNMAGKGYFTQFYGNNKFMYFNGKSLPVFDMSKVIREVVYVESDLDTDEDGKPDLLQVTVFRPYQSNNFKFPALYTADPYFGGIIANEKRNHNVDINLEDATKSTYPKYEAMPTAKAQKPASEDQAATEEAVHKAAYSLNEYLLARGFANVYAGAIGTRGSDGLRITGAPEETESAKEIIEWLHGDRIAYTDRTRKHETKASWCNGNIGMTGRSYLGTLQIAIATTGVKGLKTVVSEAAISSWYDYYREHGLVIAPEACQGEDLDMLAETCQSNLWDAGDYLKIKPKYDAMQKRLLEKSDRETGQYSDFWEARNYRHHTDNIKCSWISVHGLNDWNVKPKNVYKIWQKVSKLPIAHKLFLHQGPHYNMNNLLSIDFSDLMNLWFCHELLDIKNNAYKQWEDVMIQDNLQPDIWHEEPTWNNELGKKEIYFPDKSGSLLKDGGEDNDKVSFTDQGGKIFKEAKISEGKWQYDFISGEEKWLDQQLRFVTDEFIHTVTVVGRPKIKMSISTSLPKGQISVALVDLGTRKRLTPIPKSFNDQIQELGYRFGTEVMKEFVPDKETKAKLITKGHMNVQNYADMKHAEKVEPGKFYDLEFELQPTFYRLPAGARLGLIIYSTDQGMTKRPLEEETYTINLDKTQLIFHEM from the coding sequence ATGAAATATAATCAATATGGTTATCTAAAAACAGACTTTGACCAAATGGTTAAAGAACTACAATCTATTAACTTCTTACCTAATGATTGGAAAGAAAATAGTTTTTCCGGCCTTTTAGCAACACTAGTTGAAAACTCCGTTGCCGAAGCCAAAACTTATGGTGCAAAAGAAGCCAAATTAGCAGAATTTGCAGTTAGTGATCATAAAAATTTAAAAGATTTTCTAGCTGAAAATCCTAATTCAATTTCACGTAACCAATTTTATAATATTGCCTTGCAATTACTCGGCTATCATGTTGGCTACGATTATGACTTAAATGATCCATTAGCACGAATGAAGGCTAATGCCCTTCCTTATACTGATCAAGAAGAAATTGATCGTAATGAATTAGTTAAAGTCTTCTACCGCCTACTTAACACTCGCGCTAAAAATGGCCAAACTTTCATTGATAATATGGCTGGTAAAGGTTACTTCACCCAGTTTTATGGTAATAATAAATTTATGTACTTTAATGGTAAGTCACTCCCAGTTTTTGATATGAGTAAGGTTATTCGTGAAGTGGTTTATGTTGAAAGTGACCTTGATACTGATGAAGATGGCAAACCTGATTTACTTCAAGTCACAGTCTTTCGTCCTTATCAATCAAACAACTTCAAGTTCCCTGCTCTCTATACGGCAGATCCATACTTTGGCGGAATTATTGCTAATGAAAAACGAAACCACAATGTAGATATCAACCTAGAAGATGCTACTAAGAGTACTTACCCTAAGTATGAGGCAATGCCTACTGCTAAAGCTCAAAAGCCCGCTAGTGAAGATCAAGCCGCTACAGAAGAAGCAGTACACAAAGCAGCCTATTCGCTAAATGAATATTTATTAGCACGCGGATTTGCAAATGTTTATGCTGGTGCCATTGGAACACGCGGTTCCGACGGTTTAAGAATTACTGGTGCACCAGAAGAAACTGAAAGTGCTAAAGAAATTATTGAATGGCTTCATGGTGACCGTATTGCCTATACTGACAGAACTAGAAAGCATGAGACAAAAGCTTCCTGGTGTAATGGGAATATCGGAATGACTGGTCGTTCATACCTTGGTACTCTTCAAATTGCAATTGCTACTACAGGGGTGAAGGGACTTAAAACTGTAGTTTCTGAAGCTGCAATTTCTTCTTGGTATGATTACTACCGCGAGCATGGATTAGTCATTGCTCCAGAGGCTTGCCAAGGAGAAGACTTAGATATGCTGGCTGAAACTTGTCAGTCTAATCTTTGGGATGCAGGTGACTATCTAAAAATCAAACCTAAATACGATGCAATGCAAAAGCGGCTTTTAGAAAAATCAGATCGTGAAACTGGCCAATATTCTGATTTTTGGGAAGCTAGAAATTATCGTCACCACACTGATAATATTAAATGCTCTTGGATTTCAGTTCATGGTCTTAATGACTGGAATGTTAAGCCTAAGAATGTTTATAAGATTTGGCAAAAAGTTTCTAAATTACCAATTGCACATAAACTATTCTTACACCAAGGTCCGCACTACAACATGAATAATCTTCTTTCCATTGACTTTTCTGATTTAATGAACCTCTGGTTCTGTCATGAATTGTTAGACATTAAAAATAATGCTTACAAGCAATGGGAAGATGTAATGATTCAAGATAATCTACAACCAGATATCTGGCATGAAGAACCAACTTGGAATAATGAATTAGGTAAAAAAGAAATTTACTTCCCAGATAAGAGTGGCAGCCTCTTAAAAGATGGCGGAGAAGATAATGATAAAGTTTCATTTACAGACCAAGGTGGAAAAATCTTTAAAGAGGCTAAGATTTCTGAAGGAAAATGGCAGTACGACTTCATTTCTGGAGAAGAAAAATGGCTTGATCAACAATTGCGTTTTGTAACTGATGAATTCATTCATACTGTTACAGTAGTTGGTCGTCCTAAGATTAAAATGAGTATTTCTACTTCTCTTCCTAAAGGACAAATTTCTGTAGCTTTAGTTGATCTAGGTACTAGAAAACGTCTCACTCCAATTCCTAAGTCATTTAATGATCAAATTCAAGAATTGGGTTATCGCTTCGGCACCGAGGTAATGAAGGAATTCGTTCCTGATAAAGAAACTAAGGCTAAATTAATTACTAAAGGTCACATGAATGTTCAAAACTATGCAGATATGAAACATGCCGAAAAAGTTGAACCTGGTAAATTCTATGACTTAGAATTTGAACTACAACCTACCTTCTATCGCTTGCCAGCTGGTGCCCGATTAGGTTTAATTATCTACTCAACCGACCAAGGGATGACCAAGCGTCCACTAGAAGAAGAAACTTATACTATTAATTTAGATAAGACACAATTGATTTTTCATGAGATGTAA
- a CDS encoding GTP pyrophosphokinase, with product MDIYGGYTPVLDSLLNQMLEYFRKENKLHQEKTGDSLYEHLIGRVKRPESMIEKCQRKELPVTPKSALKENRDSVGIRVVCNFIDDIYTCIDLIKEWDDVEIVKQKDYITNAKPNGYRSYHMILDVERPEEDIVGNTPGHYYVEVQLRTIAMDTWASLEHEMKYKHKIKNPEMIGKELKRVADELASCDVSMQTLRHLIREED from the coding sequence ATGGATATTTATGGTGGCTATACTCCAGTGCTAGATAGTTTACTTAATCAAATGCTGGAGTATTTTAGAAAAGAAAATAAACTTCATCAAGAGAAAACCGGCGATAGCCTATATGAACACTTGATTGGCCGAGTTAAGCGGCCAGAAAGTATGATTGAAAAATGTCAACGAAAAGAATTGCCGGTAACCCCAAAATCAGCTCTAAAAGAAAATCGAGATAGTGTAGGTATCCGTGTGGTTTGCAATTTTATAGATGACATTTATACCTGTATCGATTTGATTAAGGAATGGGACGACGTAGAAATAGTTAAGCAAAAAGATTACATTACAAATGCTAAACCAAATGGGTATCGTTCTTACCATATGATTTTAGATGTTGAAAGACCTGAAGAAGATATTGTAGGAAATACACCTGGTCACTACTATGTTGAAGTACAACTTAGAACGATAGCGATGGATACTTGGGCTAGTTTAGAGCATGAAATGAAGTATAAGCATAAGATAAAGAATCCCGAAATGATTGGTAAAGAGTTAAAGCGAGTAGCTGATGAATTAGCTTCTTGTGATGTAAGTATGCAGACTTTGCGCCATTTAATTAGAGAGGAAGATTAA
- a CDS encoding ABC transporter ATP-binding protein, producing MIEYKNISKKYDGQEILKDVSFAVKKGDIFVLVGPSGSGKTTLLKMFNRLIEPTKGQILLNDKPIKEYNLRKLREKTGYVLQTASLFPNLTVGENITIVLEQEGVDRKERRKKQEELLKSVDLDPKLYCDRRPSELSGGEQQRVGIVRALAADPEVVLMDEPFSALDPVVRKQLQDLLINLHEQFNKTVMFVTHDMQEAIRLGNTIGILHKGVLEQVGKPREILRHPATKFVQEFFAGNRINQKLDLETLLKSELGVDPRFYPKVDTLVRYHVDSVEDLIKDCSNHPDTLFVAETRFGEFLIEPKRVWNFFLKWVAGHD from the coding sequence ATGATTGAATATAAAAATATTTCAAAAAAATACGATGGACAAGAAATCTTAAAAGATGTTTCTTTCGCAGTGAAAAAAGGAGATATTTTTGTTTTAGTTGGGCCAAGTGGGAGCGGGAAGACAACGTTGCTAAAGATGTTTAACCGGCTTATTGAACCAACAAAGGGACAAATTCTTCTAAATGATAAACCAATAAAAGAATATAATTTGCGTAAACTAAGGGAAAAGACAGGGTATGTATTGCAAACAGCTAGTTTGTTTCCAAATTTAACTGTTGGTGAAAATATTACAATTGTGTTAGAGCAAGAAGGTGTCGATCGCAAAGAACGGCGAAAAAAACAGGAAGAGCTATTAAAATCGGTTGATTTGGATCCAAAATTATATTGTGATCGCAGGCCGAGTGAACTATCAGGTGGTGAACAACAACGAGTTGGCATTGTTCGGGCTTTAGCAGCGGATCCTGAAGTTGTTTTAATGGATGAACCTTTTTCTGCTCTTGATCCAGTTGTAAGAAAGCAACTACAAGACTTACTTATTAATTTACATGAACAATTTAATAAGACAGTAATGTTTGTAACACATGACATGCAAGAAGCTATTCGTTTAGGAAACACAATTGGAATTTTGCATAAAGGTGTTTTAGAGCAAGTTGGCAAACCTAGAGAAATTTTAAGACATCCTGCTACAAAATTTGTACAGGAATTTTTTGCAGGAAATAGAATTAATCAAAAGCTCGACCTTGAAACTTTATTGAAGAGTGAATTGGGCGTAGATCCACGATTCTATCCTAAAGTGGATACCCTTGTTCGTTATCACGTTGATAGCGTAGAGGATTTAATTAAAGATTGTTCTAACCATCCTGATACTCTGTTTGTTGCAGAGACCAGGTTTGGTGAATTTTTAATTGAGCCAAAAAGAGTTTGGAATTTCTTTTTAAAGTGGGTGGCTGGACATGATTAA
- a CDS encoding response regulator transcription factor: MKILLAEDEEQLSRVLVAAMQSVNYEVDPVFNGRDAVELARKNSYDVIILDIMMPVMDGITALKEIRKSGDKTYVLMLTAKADVDDRVTGLDSGADDYLTKPFSLKELLARLRSKERRDDQYTPNEVEVGDLALNVAEQELVSHNSIRLGSKETQLLNYLMLNEGKEFSTSDLLAHVWKDDEEASEDVVWIYISYLRQKLQSIQSSVQIVGEKGGSFSLIR, translated from the coding sequence ATGAAAATTTTGCTTGCAGAAGATGAAGAACAGTTATCTCGTGTTTTGGTAGCCGCAATGCAGAGTGTTAATTATGAGGTGGATCCTGTTTTTAATGGACGGGATGCAGTTGAACTTGCTAGGAAGAATTCATATGACGTTATTATCTTAGATATTATGATGCCAGTCATGGATGGAATTACTGCTCTAAAGGAAATTCGCAAGAGTGGCGATAAGACTTATGTTTTAATGTTAACCGCAAAAGCAGACGTTGATGATCGAGTAACTGGTTTAGATAGCGGAGCTGATGATTATTTAACTAAGCCATTCTCACTGAAAGAGTTGCTAGCACGTTTACGTTCAAAAGAGCGACGAGACGATCAATATACACCTAATGAGGTTGAAGTAGGAGACCTGGCTTTAAATGTTGCTGAACAAGAGTTAGTCAGTCACAATTCGATTCGTTTAGGAAGTAAAGAAACACAGCTTTTGAATTACTTAATGCTTAATGAAGGAAAAGAATTTTCAACTTCAGATTTACTAGCACATGTTTGGAAAGATGATGAGGAAGCTAGTGAAGATGTAGTCTGGATTTATATTTCTTACTTAAGACAAAAGTTGCAGTCGATTCAAAGCTCAGTTCAGATTGTCGGTGAAAAAGGTGGTAGTTTTTCCTTAATTAGGTAG
- a CDS encoding ABC transporter permease/substrate-binding protein: MIKSLWQMLLTEHEQIWATTLVHIKISLIALLIAMVIAIPLAFILKGHKKAAEFTLQIAGIIQTIPSLAVLGLLLPFVGIGTVPAVIALVLYAIMPIFQNTYSGLTEIPENLEEAATAFGLTKWKKLQRLEIPMAMPMIVAGIRIALVMIIGTATLAALIGGGGLGTYIYVGINSNNNTEVLMGAILSALLALIFSGVLKFISKNNKRLKVGSALIALALVIWGGSSLYNHYANTSKNVAEPKQTITIAGKMGSEPAILINMYKDLIEKNDPNTKVVLKPNFGGTTFLFKALQTDKIDIYPEFTGTVLQTLVKTGKKTGNDPNQVYVEARSDLKKQFDMEYLKPMAYQNGYALATTQKFAKDNHLTKMSDLNRVNKKVHAAFDPDFTSLKDGYPGLKKIYKLDFASIKSTESSIRYHAIANNQANVVDGYTTDAEIKKYNLVMLDDDKKFFPPYQGAPLMRAKFAERNPQIVKDLNKLAGKITTEEMQQMNYQVNVKHEKPAKVAHDYLVKHGLI; the protein is encoded by the coding sequence ATGATTAAATCACTATGGCAGATGTTACTAACTGAACATGAACAAATTTGGGCTACCACGCTTGTTCATATTAAGATTTCTCTGATTGCCTTGCTGATTGCAATGGTAATTGCAATTCCGCTGGCTTTTATTTTAAAAGGTCACAAAAAAGCTGCTGAATTTACACTTCAAATAGCGGGAATTATTCAAACAATTCCTAGTTTGGCGGTTCTAGGTTTACTGCTCCCATTTGTTGGAATCGGAACTGTGCCAGCAGTCATTGCATTAGTTTTATATGCAATTATGCCAATATTTCAAAATACTTATTCGGGATTAACGGAAATACCCGAAAATCTAGAAGAAGCAGCTACTGCCTTTGGACTCACTAAATGGAAAAAGTTGCAGCGACTAGAAATTCCCATGGCTATGCCAATGATAGTAGCAGGAATTCGGATCGCTCTAGTTATGATTATTGGTACTGCCACTTTAGCTGCTTTAATTGGTGGCGGAGGCTTAGGGACTTATATATACGTTGGAATTAATTCAAACAATAATACTGAAGTCTTAATGGGAGCAATTTTATCTGCATTGCTTGCTCTAATATTTAGTGGCGTTTTGAAATTTATTTCAAAAAATAATAAACGTCTAAAAGTAGGAAGTGCACTAATTGCCCTAGCTTTAGTAATTTGGGGTGGAAGTAGCCTGTATAACCATTATGCTAATACTTCTAAAAATGTTGCTGAACCAAAACAAACGATTACCATTGCTGGAAAAATGGGATCAGAACCAGCTATTTTGATTAATATGTATAAGGACCTAATCGAAAAGAATGACCCCAATACTAAGGTAGTTTTAAAACCTAACTTTGGTGGAACCACATTTTTATTCAAAGCTCTTCAAACCGATAAGATTGATATTTATCCTGAATTTACAGGTACAGTTTTACAAACTTTAGTCAAAACTGGTAAAAAGACCGGGAATGATCCAAATCAAGTTTATGTAGAAGCTAGAAGCGACTTAAAGAAACAATTTGATATGGAATATCTGAAGCCAATGGCTTACCAGAATGGTTATGCTTTAGCTACAACACAAAAATTTGCTAAAGACAATCACTTGACCAAGATGAGTGACTTAAACCGTGTAAATAAAAAAGTACATGCAGCCTTTGATCCAGACTTTACCTCATTAAAAGATGGCTATCCGGGCTTAAAGAAAATCTATAAGTTAGATTTTGCTTCAATTAAGAGTACTGAATCGAGCATTCGCTATCATGCTATTGCTAATAATCAAGCTAATGTTGTTGATGGCTATACAACAGATGCAGAAATTAAGAAGTATAATTTAGTGATGCTAGATGATGATAAGAAATTCTTCCCACCATATCAGGGAGCTCCCCTAATGAGGGCAAAATTTGCAGAGAGAAATCCTCAAATTGTAAAGGATTTAAATAAATTGGCTGGTAAAATTACTACTGAAGAGATGCAGCAGATGAATTATCAAGTTAATGTTAAGCATGAGAAACCTGCTAAAGTAGCTCATGATTATTTGGTAAAACATGGATTAATTTAG
- a CDS encoding low temperature requirement protein A: MEIWLYQVVYFNRYSKNNFLDIAGLVFNVFTAVYLANNINTEWRITFHYFNIAMAVMVATIFCQYLFTSVNEVNDKREFLFILGTEFFLVILGLILGYSVGIYFCIAAYIIGLILPIFLWEKFKAERVNFPHFVERVSLIVIIAFGEAIVNLANYFNSKTPLMYAAFLFLSLVLMFASYVLLSDKIINHHQISRGFVLMYSHIAIVISVLLMTVDALYLNNKNVDRKFLYGLIVVTIVLYYFSLIVNQVYSKKAYRFEKIEAITLLTIFILGALILWLVKNSILGVMICLLIWNLAFFLVFLMKSKNSLN, translated from the coding sequence ATGGAAATCTGGCTCTATCAGGTTGTTTATTTTAATCGATACAGCAAGAATAACTTTTTAGACATTGCCGGACTTGTTTTTAATGTGTTTACAGCAGTTTACTTAGCCAACAATATTAATACGGAATGGCGCATAACCTTTCACTATTTTAATATTGCGATGGCTGTAATGGTTGCAACAATATTTTGTCAGTATTTATTCACTTCGGTTAATGAAGTTAATGATAAAAGAGAATTCTTATTTATTTTAGGAACAGAGTTCTTTTTAGTAATTTTAGGGTTGATACTTGGTTATTCTGTAGGGATTTATTTCTGTATTGCTGCTTATATTATTGGTTTGATTTTACCAATCTTTTTATGGGAAAAATTTAAGGCTGAAAGAGTTAATTTCCCTCATTTTGTGGAGAGAGTCAGTTTGATAGTCATTATTGCGTTTGGAGAAGCAATTGTTAATTTAGCAAATTACTTCAATAGTAAGACTCCCCTTATGTATGCTGCATTTTTATTTTTATCACTAGTTTTAATGTTTGCTAGCTATGTACTTTTATCTGATAAGATCATTAACCATCATCAAATTAGTAGAGGATTTGTCTTAATGTATAGTCATATTGCAATTGTGATTTCTGTATTGTTAATGACTGTAGATGCCCTATATTTAAATAATAAAAATGTGGACCGTAAGTTTTTGTATGGGTTAATTGTAGTTACGATTGTACTTTATTATTTCTCTTTGATTGTGAACCAAGTTTATAGTAAGAAGGCATATCGATTTGAAAAAATTGAGGCAATAACTCTCTTAACTATATTTATTCTTGGAGCTTTAATTTTATGGTTAGTTAAAAATTCTATTTTGGGAGTTATGATCTGCTTATTAATATGGAATCTTGCCTTTTTCTTAGTTTTTCTAATGAAAAGCAAAAATTCTTTAAATTAA
- a CDS encoding OsmC family protein — MTKYTVKSELTDTPWQIENRTKKNKFMADESASGKNVAPNPVEYLAGAVNSCISISAGMIANVHHLDVKNFKVTNQAITTKLGHGKSVVSEMLITVSFESSMSQEEKQDFLDHTLHVSTVYQTVSQSVKIYVELEN, encoded by the coding sequence ATGACAAAATATACAGTAAAAAGTGAATTAACTGATACTCCTTGGCAAATTGAAAATCGAACAAAGAAAAATAAATTCATGGCTGATGAATCAGCAAGTGGTAAAAATGTTGCCCCGAATCCAGTAGAATATTTAGCTGGTGCTGTTAACTCTTGTATTTCAATTTCTGCAGGGATGATTGCAAATGTACATCATTTAGATGTAAAGAACTTTAAAGTAACAAATCAGGCAATTACTACTAAACTCGGCCATGGAAAGTCAGTTGTTAGTGAAATGTTGATTACGGTTTCTTTTGAAAGCTCTATGTCTCAAGAAGAAAAACAAGACTTTCTAGACCATACTCTACATGTTTCAACTGTTTATCAAACAGTATCACAAAGTGTAAAAATATATGTAGAATTAGAAAATTAA
- a CDS encoding low temperature requirement protein A, with product MRRSLSEKIVAKPVNMFELFFDLVFVYAISRITAMIHHPVNGGIPLATF from the coding sequence TTGAGGAGGAGTTTAAGTGAAAAAATAGTTGCTAAACCGGTAAATATGTTTGAATTATTCTTTGATTTAGTTTTTGTATATGCGATTTCTAGAATTACGGCGATGATTCATCATCCTGTTAATGGAGGTATTCCTTTAGCTACTTTTTAG